In Gadus macrocephalus chromosome 4, ASM3116895v1, the following proteins share a genomic window:
- the LOC132455534 gene encoding THAP domain-containing protein 3-like produces MAPHCCVPQCTSSHRKKSNRGQTFHRFANDLGLRREWIIKIKRDPGRHFKINTYTKVCSEHFLPDCLVKTKTGITKLKQGAVPTVFAWSSFRPERRSVVRTASKVSTDHGECVE; encoded by the exons ATGGCTCCTCACTGCTGTGTTCCCCAATGCACTTCATCACACAGGAAGAAATCGAACAGAGGACAAACTTTTCACCGTTTCGCCAATGATCTGGGACTACGTCGAGAATGGATTATTAAAATCAAAAGAGATCCTGGCCGTCATTTTAAG ataaacacatacacaaaagtgTGCTCGGAGCATTTCCTCCCAGACTGCCTGGTAAAAACCAAGACAGGGATCACCAAGCTGAAACAGGGAGCTGTGCCGACTGTGTTTGCATGGAGTTCTTTcagaccagagaggaggagtgttGTTAGAACTGCAAG CAAGGTTTCCACGGATCATGGTGAGTGTGTTGAG TGA
- the LOC132456601 gene encoding putative nuclease HARBI1, with product MPRSTVHRIVHRVTEEVVAIRHKVIHLPKTPEDLVAVTNGFAGLARHRAFGKAAGAIDGCHVRIKPPSGPDGHCYRNRKLFSSIILQAVCDHQGRFLDTYVGWPGSVHDSRVLRHSPLYRSLYPPPGHFILADGGYPCLQHPLPLITPYKRPVRGVGAQRFNWHHSRARSIIERAFGMMKTRFRAIFLQALEVHHTFVPHVITACAILHNICLGADDIMAPEEEEEDEPEDDVEEDEGGDGLEAVSGASWRDQLSAEVSALEEAPPDHQYIQ from the exons ATGCCTCGTTCCACTGTCCACCGCATAGTCCACAGGGTCACTGAGGAGGTGGTGGCCATTCGCCACaaa GTCATCCACCTCCCGAAGACCCCTGAAGACCTGGTGGCAGTGACCAATGGGTTTGCAGGGCTGGCAAGACACCGCGCTTTTGGGAAAGCAGCGGGAGCAATCGACGGCTGCCATGTCCGTATCAAGCCACCGAGCGGCCCTGATGGTCACTGCTACAGGAACAGGAAACTGTTTTCCTCCATAATTCTGCAGGCTGTTTGTGACCATCAGGGCCGCTTCCTTGATACGTACGTGGGCTGGCCTGGATCAGTCCATGACTCCAGAGTCCTCCGCCACAGCCCACTGTATAGGTCACTCTACCCTCCTCCAGGGCACTTCATCCTTGCAGACGGCGGGTACCCTTGCCTCCAACACCCACTACCCCTCATCACTCCCTACAAGAGGCCAGTGCGAGGTGTGGGAGCCCAGCGCTTCAACTGGCATCATTCCAGGGCACGCTCCATTATAGAGCGTGCTTTTGGAATGATGAAGACCAGGTTCAGGGCCATCTTCCTGCAAGCGCTGGAGGTGCACCACACCTTCGTACCTCAC GTCATAACAGCATGTGCCATCCTCCACAACATCTGCCTTGGGGCCGATGACATCATggccccagaggaggaggaggaggatgagcctGAGGACGAtgtagaggaggatgaggggggcgATGGTTTGGAGGCAGTCAGTGGTGCTTCCTGGCGGGACCAGCTGTCTGCAGAGGTGTCtgccctggaggaggcccccccTGACCACCAATATATACAG TGA